One part of the Cyclobacteriaceae bacterium genome encodes these proteins:
- the rsmA gene encoding 16S rRNA (adenine(1518)-N(6)/adenine(1519)-N(6))-dimethyltransferase RsmA, whose product MLNKSASPVRPKKSLGQHFLHDKNIAGKIVESLKFTVEQEAVLEVGPGMGVLTHFLIEQSRCNLKVIEIDRDSVSYLKTHYPRLSIIEGDFLEADFSTIFSGKFSIIGNFPYNISSQILFKVYEHRDQVWQVVGMLQKEVADRIAAPPGSKTYGILSVLLQAYYRIDYLFKVAPGVFIPPPKVMSAVVRLERNERAQLPCDEQLFKQVVKQGFNNRRKTLRNALKNLILAALQAQPEGAVKIFLAHELLDKRAEQLTVEDFIYLTQLIEKHRGGVGTV is encoded by the coding sequence ATGCTCAACAAATCAGCTTCTCCGGTTCGCCCAAAGAAATCTCTTGGTCAGCATTTTCTGCACGATAAAAATATAGCCGGGAAAATTGTTGAGTCATTAAAATTTACAGTTGAGCAGGAGGCCGTGCTGGAGGTAGGTCCCGGCATGGGTGTGTTAACCCACTTTCTGATAGAACAAAGCAGGTGTAACCTGAAGGTTATTGAAATCGACCGCGACTCCGTGAGTTACCTGAAAACACACTATCCGCGGTTATCGATCATTGAAGGTGATTTTCTGGAAGCTGATTTTTCAACAATTTTTTCAGGCAAGTTTTCAATCATCGGTAATTTTCCCTACAACATTTCATCGCAAATTCTTTTTAAAGTTTACGAGCACCGCGACCAGGTTTGGCAAGTAGTGGGAATGTTGCAAAAGGAGGTAGCCGACCGGATAGCCGCACCCCCCGGCAGCAAAACGTATGGTATACTAAGTGTTTTGCTCCAGGCGTATTACCGAATTGATTACCTGTTCAAAGTTGCGCCCGGTGTTTTTATCCCCCCTCCAAAAGTGATGTCGGCCGTGGTGCGGCTTGAACGTAACGAGCGCGCACAGTTACCCTGTGATGAACAGTTGTTTAAACAGGTGGTTAAGCAAGGTTTCAATAACCGCAGGAAAACCTTGCGCAACGCCTTAAAAAATTTAATTTTGGCGGCCTTGCAAGCCCAGCCGGAAGGTGCCGTAAAAATATTTTTAGCGCATGAGCTGCTGGACAAGCGGGCAGAGCAATTGACGGTTGAAGACTTCATTTACCTTACCCAATTAATCGAAAAGCATCGTGGAGGAGTTGGTACAGTTTGA
- the mgtE gene encoding magnesium transporter, with protein sequence MEELVQFELTKEFVERFQQALDERDRSFIIETLYGVKAADISALLYEFNSEESKYVLDLLPIDIQAEIINDLDTDTRVKYLKIYQSDELSRIVNMLHSDDAADILNELPVKTREEVLSALDGELRTQVTELLRYEENVAGGLMAKELIKVRDHWTVVQCIDEVRKQAENVDKFYAVYVVDDSDFLVGRVSLKDLVLSDARKVVSDLCEKDIVTVETYLSDLEVAGIMRKYDLESVPVVNVRGQLVGRITIDDVVDVITEQAEEDRQLMTGISEDVEEDDSVWRNTRARLPWLLIGIVGGLMNAKFMGLFEAELARITAIAFFTPLIQATGGNVGIQSSSVIVQSLANPGFVYDGLWQRLIKVFLVAILNGLFLSTLVYGANILMFGEYRLSMVVSIALISVIIFASFVGTITPLILNRFGFNPALASGPFITTTNDLLGLTIYFFTVHMLL encoded by the coding sequence GTGGAGGAGTTGGTACAGTTTGAGTTGACGAAAGAGTTTGTTGAGCGGTTTCAACAAGCCCTGGATGAGCGCGACCGTTCGTTTATCATCGAAACCCTGTATGGTGTAAAAGCAGCTGATATTTCGGCCTTGCTTTACGAGTTTAATTCCGAGGAATCAAAGTATGTGCTTGATCTCCTGCCCATCGACATACAGGCCGAAATCATCAATGACCTTGACACAGACACCCGTGTTAAGTACCTGAAGATATACCAATCGGATGAGTTGTCGCGTATTGTAAATATGCTTCATTCCGATGATGCCGCGGACATCCTGAACGAGTTGCCCGTGAAAACACGCGAGGAGGTGTTATCGGCCCTGGATGGCGAGTTGCGTACCCAGGTTACCGAACTGCTGCGTTATGAAGAAAATGTTGCCGGTGGGTTGATGGCCAAAGAACTTATTAAAGTCCGCGATCACTGGACGGTAGTTCAATGTATTGATGAAGTTCGCAAGCAGGCCGAAAATGTCGATAAATTCTATGCGGTTTATGTAGTCGATGACAGCGACTTTCTGGTTGGGCGGGTTTCCCTGAAAGACCTGGTGTTGTCCGATGCCCGAAAAGTAGTTTCTGATTTATGTGAGAAAGACATTGTCACCGTAGAGACTTATCTGTCAGACCTGGAGGTGGCCGGCATTATGCGTAAGTATGACCTTGAATCGGTACCGGTGGTCAATGTTCGTGGGCAACTCGTAGGCCGTATTACCATTGACGATGTGGTGGATGTGATTACTGAACAAGCCGAAGAAGACCGCCAGTTGATGACGGGTATCAGTGAAGATGTAGAAGAAGATGACAGCGTGTGGCGCAACACCCGGGCGCGTTTGCCCTGGCTGCTGATTGGAATTGTTGGGGGGTTGATGAACGCCAAGTTTATGGGGTTGTTCGAAGCTGAGCTGGCGCGCATAACGGCCATCGCTTTTTTTACACCGCTCATACAAGCTACCGGGGGTAATGTTGGTATACAGTCTTCATCGGTTATTGTGCAAAGTTTGGCTAATCCCGGTTTTGTTTACGATGGTTTATGGCAGCGCTTAATTAAGGTGTTTCTGGTTGCCATCCTAAACGGATTGTTTCTTTCAACGCTGGTGTACGGGGCAAATATTTTAATGTTCGGTGAGTACAGGCTTTCCATGGTAGTATCCATTGCCTTAATCAGTGTGATTATTTTTGCATCATTCGTGGGTACGATTACACCCCTCATACTTAACCGGTTTGGGTTCAACCCGGCACTGGCCTCAGGGCCTTTCATCACCACCACCAACGATTTGCTTGGCCTAACCATTTACTTTTTCACCGTTCACATGCTGTTGTAG
- a CDS encoding pentapeptide repeat-containing protein produces MLFLKNRFKRLGETFNDIIEKPLLTSTIVLVAVATLVIGLSLRYYINDFDNFWEQILAEAHGMIFDIAVIGILIFWLNQNGQIRQRIRFYKDEIDDFRLWESEEAAFRTVGNIKRLNRHKIYEINLVNCFLARTNLSYANLSGSNLNSANISQSSLIEANLENTRLNQTNFENSNLNQANLKSAYASGANFKDAFLIKAQFESAFLIKSNFNNAYLMEANMQNSYLMGADFENASLYKADLRGAKGLTVEQLSKAKTLYLAKFDDEIFDQIKTNLPELVGA; encoded by the coding sequence ATGCTTTTTTTGAAGAACAGGTTTAAACGATTAGGCGAAACGTTCAATGATATAATTGAAAAGCCATTGCTTACCTCTACCATTGTATTGGTGGCGGTAGCAACCCTGGTAATCGGTTTAAGCCTACGGTATTACATCAACGATTTTGATAACTTTTGGGAGCAAATCCTGGCCGAGGCACACGGAATGATTTTCGACATTGCGGTAATCGGTATCCTGATTTTCTGGCTCAACCAAAACGGGCAAATCCGGCAACGCATTCGCTTTTATAAAGATGAAATTGATGACTTCCGTTTGTGGGAATCGGAAGAAGCGGCCTTCCGTACGGTGGGTAATATCAAGCGGTTGAACCGGCATAAGATTTATGAAATTAACCTGGTGAATTGTTTTTTGGCGCGCACCAACCTGAGTTACGCCAACCTTAGCGGATCAAACCTTAACTCGGCCAACATCTCACAGTCATCATTGATCGAGGCAAACCTTGAGAACACACGCCTGAATCAAACCAACTTTGAAAACTCTAACCTTAACCAGGCAAACTTAAAAAGTGCATATGCCAGTGGCGCGAACTTTAAAGATGCCTTCCTGATAAAGGCTCAGTTTGAAAGCGCTTTTTTGATTAAGTCGAATTTCAATAACGCCTACCTGATGGAAGCCAATATGCAAAACAGTTACCTGATGGGAGCCGATTTTGAAAACGCAAGCTTGTATAAGGCCGACCTGCGTGGCGCCAAAGGCTTAACTGTAGAACAGCTTTCAAAAGCGAAAACACTTTACCTGGCCAAGTTCGATGATGAAATTTTTGATCAGATTAAAACCAACCTGCCCGAATTGGTGGGTGCATAG
- the greA gene encoding transcription elongation factor GreA: protein MSKKVSYYTREGLDKLKAELNELKTKGRAEIAKQIAEARDKGDLSENAEYDAAKDAQGHLEAKIAHLDDLLANARLLDETNVDTSKVSILAKVTIKNKKNGASFTYTLVSEEEADLKAGKISTMSPIGKGLLGKKKGESAVIKTPAGDVEFEITNISV from the coding sequence ATGAGCAAGAAAGTATCGTACTATACCCGCGAAGGCCTGGATAAGCTAAAGGCCGAATTGAATGAACTCAAAACCAAGGGACGTGCTGAAATTGCCAAACAGATTGCCGAAGCACGCGACAAAGGCGACTTGAGCGAAAATGCCGAGTACGATGCAGCTAAAGATGCACAAGGTCACCTGGAAGCCAAGATTGCGCACCTGGATGACCTGTTGGCTAACGCCAGGCTTCTGGATGAAACCAACGTAGATACTTCCAAAGTTTCTATACTCGCTAAAGTAACCATCAAGAATAAAAAGAACGGTGCATCGTTTACCTATACACTGGTTTCGGAAGAAGAGGCGGACCTGAAGGCCGGAAAAATATCAACCATGTCACCCATTGGGAAAGGGTTGCTGGGCAAGAAAAAAGGTGAGTCGGCTGTTATAAAAACACCTGCCGGTGATGTTGAATTTGAGATAACAAACATTTCGGTGTAA